A segment of the Fusarium musae strain F31 chromosome 2, whole genome shotgun sequence genome:
GACTTAACAAGCTCGCCCTATCTGAATTCTATCAACAGCCGAGTCAAGCCCAACAGCGACAACTATGTCCGCGAAAGGCAACACATTTCTCCTTTCAACTACATTTGGGCTATTGCCCAGAACATAAGGGCGATAGAACTAGCACAGGACATCATCGGTCAAGATGCCAAAGACCTGCAGCCTGTCCACGATCTAATGGAAAAACACATCGAAGATtttgtgatgatgagtccGGATAATAACTCCTTTGGCTGGGACATTGCGTATGAAAGAGTCACAGGCCGACAGCCCAGCTGGAAACAGCATTTGCCTGCTGCGCCCCGCTTTAGGAACGATGTAGAGGATAACTAGACACAAATATTCATGCACTTTGAGAAGACCTGGAGTCTACATGTGGACAATCTGTCACGAATAGTGGGGGAATTATCATGTAATATATTGTAACAACGAGATTCTTTTTATATGGGATGCCTCTTTCTAAGGCAAAACGATGTACTTCTCCAGGTGGCTGGGAATAGCGCCCAGCAGCTTCTTGTCTGTCAACCATTTTCGCGAGAACAGTCGATCAGCGTATCTGTAAGCCCCATCGCAGAGGACAGTGACAACAGTATGACCTTTGCCCAGCTTCTCAGCGACCTCCTTGGCAGCTACAACGTTGAGAGAGGAGCTGGCACCGAGGTACAACCCCTCCTCATCCAAGCATCGGTAGACCATTTCGATGCTCTTCTCATCTGAAATGTGCAGCGAACCGTCCACCAGGCTAATATCAGGCTGGAGATTGTCGGTAATACGACCTTGTCCAATACCCTCGGTGATGCTGGAGCCCGTGCGCTCGGTAAGCTTGCCGCCAGAGGACACATAAGAATGAAGCACACTGCCAGGAGGGTCGGCAAGGAAGCTCTTGACCCGGCCATCAGAGACGTCCTTCAGATACCTTGTAATGCCGGCTAGAGTACCAGCGGTGCCAGTAGCGCACGTGAAAGCGTCAACCTTACCATCTGTCTGCGCCCAGATCTCAGGGCCGGTCGTCTCGATATGTGCACGGCGATTGGCTGTGTTGTCGAATTGGTTCGTCCAAACAGCATTGTCAAGTCGCTCAGCGTGTCGACGGGCCTGGTGGTTGTAGTTCTCGGGATTATCGAACGCGACAGCAGGGACCGGGTAGACCTCAGCGCCGAGGAGCCGCAAAAGATCGATCTTGCCCTGAGACTGGGTGTTTGGCATGTATATAACGAGCTTATAGCCGCGCGAACGGCAGACGTGAGCGAGACCGATTCCGGTGTTTCCTGCAGTCCCTTCGACAACAGTGCCTCCAGGTTTGAGGAGACCGCGCTCCTCGGCGTCCTTAACAACGTACAGCGCTGCGCGGTCCTTGACGGAGCCACCAGGGTTCATGAACTCTGCCTTGCCGAGGATCTCACAGCCGGTCTCCTCGGAGAGGTGATTCAGACGGATGAGAGGGGTATTTCCAATAGCTATTGTAGGTCAGATTCCCTTTCAAGGACCGGGATCATATTGATGATAGGCGCACCTCCTGTCAAACCTCTGGAGACACCTTGAGCTCGAGACACACTGAGGGTATGAGAGCTGGGAGCCGCCGCAGCTTTGGCAGCGGCAGCTGCAAGCCGCCTAACGCTGGGACGGAGCATGGTTTAGTGAGACGTGGGCACGCGGCGCAATCTTGAACAGATCAATTGACAGTCACCAGGTCGGGGTTTTGCTACAAAAGGAATAAGTTGAGCTTATAAGAGATGAAAGGGCAATGTATTTTGGATGGTGGGGCCGCAATCGGCAATGGCGCAATACCGGCCTGTCGGTGTCGGATGACCAACTCCCGCACCGACTTCCATACGGCTTGAAGCCTGAATACCAACAAATCACTAACGCAGccattatataaataaatgcGTATTGAATTCTTGCGTATCTGTCACGGCGTCGTCAGCTCTTGCATTTTTAGGCATCCTGTTCTAACCGCACATATGGCGCTGGGAACAAGCCCCGAGTACCCATATATGCTCCAAAAAACCATTCTCCGTTCACATCCTCGATCTCTTTGATCTCCGCTCCTTTTGGGAAGAGAAGCTCGTCGTCAGCTCCCGGTCTGGGGTACCATCCAAACCTCGCAGTTGCCTTCAGCCCGACTCCGCCATCAGGTGGTAAGCTCTTTGCGAAACCGCTCTCACTCGGCGCCGTTTCTGACACGTCTTTGGTGACAAGCCGGGCTAGATCTTGACCATTTTCGTGCCAAACCCATTTTTGAAGTCCTTTCTCGCGGTGTTCTGACTTTTCAGCCACCTCTGGCTTTAGTCCTTGGCCTCCTACCAAATCCTGGGCTATATATCTCCATCGCCCACTCTTCCCATCCGTAAATGCGATGACTACCATTCTATGCCCGTTGAGGCATCTCCTCCAACCCGAATGGCCATTTTCAGGGCTAATTTGCCTTTGTATAATCAAGTTCCCATAACATGAAGAACATATATCGTAATCACCTGGTGCAGCATCTGATACCAAAGAGCTTGTGCACTGATAGCAGTGGTATCGTGCTTGATTCGGTTGAATGGGCTCCTGACACAAGTCGCATCTTGTGGTGAATGACAAGTATTCGAATGGTTTGATGCTGGATGCATTAGGGCCTTTAAATATTGTTGCTGCGGTGGGTCGACCGGGCGATCTGGGAGGACTTCCAGCCCTGTGCTGATTAGACTGGGTGGCTTCGTGAGCCATTGGAAGTAAGGGATGCGTGCATGATCTTCCCTGATTTACACAGTCATTGCAGAAACCCCAGTCGCCTTCATTACATACATCGCACCGCCAATAGCACTCGTTCGTCCAAGCAGAGCATTTGGCACAGAAAGTGCCGCTTTCCAAACGATGTCGAGGATCGTCCGTTGTTAGTGTTTTTCGTCCGTCTGCCCCGCCAGGAGATGAGCGGGGAGGACGGTAACGGAGAGCGGTCAGTGTATGTGGCTGTGGTAGTGAAGCATCCCCTTTCTGCTGACGAATCTTTTCCCATTTTGAAAAAGCACCATGGCCGAACCCGAACCAGTGATGACAGCCTTTGCCAGCCCGATAACAGTTGAGGCATACATTCCACTGTCCATTGGCGCAAATGGAGCAATTGTAATGGAGCTCATATTCAATGTGCTGTTTGTTGCATCGTGAGCAGCTGACTGAAGGTTCCGGGTAGAGCTGAGACCTGGTCCTCTGGTGTCCAGAGACAGTGGGACTACTGATCGGGCTGGTCACAGTCTGATGAACAATGGCCAGATCAACCGGACGAGGTCTGTTTGCCCGACCGGCTGCTGCATCATGATGGGAGAATAGAGGAGGGACGGATGCACTTTGAGAGGTTCCTTGACGAA
Coding sequences within it:
- the CYS17 gene encoding Cysteine synthase 1, with protein sequence MLRPSVRRLAAAAAKAAAAPSSHTLSVSRAQGVSRGLTGAIGNTPLIRLNHLSEETGCEILGKAEFMNPGGSVKDRAALYVVKDAEERGLLKPGGTVVEGTAGNTGIGLAHVCRSRGYKLVIYMPNTQSQGKIDLLRLLGAEVYPVPAVAFDNPENYNHQARRHAERLDNAVWTNQFDNTANRRAHIETTGPEIWAQTDGKVDAFTCATGTAGTLAGITRYLKDVSDGRVKSFLADPPGSVLHSYVSSGGKLTERTGSSITEGIGQGRITDNLQPDISLVDGSLHISDEKSIEMVYRCLDEEGLYLGASSSLNVVAAKEVAEKLGKGHTVVTVLCDGAYRYADRLFSRKWLTDKKLLGAIPSHLEKYIVLP